The Diospyros lotus cultivar Yz01 chromosome 11, ASM1463336v1, whole genome shotgun sequence region taaatGACACGAGTAATTTTTTAAGGCCAAGATATACTTAtcttaaaaatagaaaagataagcatatctaaacaaatttaaataaaaaaattacgtgACTTATTGaaacatcaaataaatttaacacattaaaaaaaacaaaaatctaaaatattttttatatcttactttttttttttttttaacctatatctgaattaacaaacactatcttaatAAATATTGAAAGGAGGGAGCTAATGCACCGGGCAATGAAGAGGGAGCTCTAATCCtaaacacacaaaataaatcACTGCAATTCCAAAATCAAATGACATACTGGTCCTACTAAAGAGTAAATTTTCACTTTCCCGGAGCATGACAGGATCGTAGCAAGCATGAGATTGCGAAATGGCAGTGTCAGTGCCTTTCGCATGAAGAATTGGGAGGGAGGGTGGCAAATGGCAATGGCTTGGCCGCTTTAACTTTGCCAGCAAGTATCCTGAGACTCTGTAAGGTCTGCTTACAGCTTTAGAGCAGCTCTGGCCATGTCTAGTGCACCCTCGTAGCTCTGGTTCCCGCCAATGAACCCGCTCATGTGCACAAATACACAACCTGGAATTCCAGCCTCCTTTGACAGTTCCTCGTCTCTCAACCCTCGCCAGGGAGATGGGAGAGCCTTGCGACTCTCAAATTTATCGGGAGATACTGCCACTGCCTGCACCCGCCACTGTTTGCTCCGGTCATCCTGCAGATTTCATGGAGAAAGGTTCTTAGAAATTTCATTCTACAAGATGGCGCAAAGCAAAGACAGATTTGGCCAAGGgacaaaaggaaagaaacacCCTAATTTGAAAGTTACACGGATAATAAGGAAAGACTAGTCTCTCCCAACGTTGTGATATACGGAGCCCCAGAATGCACCGTTACCACATCTTAGAGAAAGTATAGTACACGTTACAGTACCTTGACTCAAAAGGCTGATATTTTCTTCCCTTCCAAAAGGGCCTCCCCAGTTCAAGAGGCTCCCTACTTGTGAGGGCCATTTTTGTGTGCAACATTTCTCTTACAAACAAAAAGATTATTGCAACTTTCTACAACTCAAAACCATGACCCTCCCATCACAGAGAAATAACCTTACTGTTACTACTTAGAGTCGCCCTCATTTCTTCCTTGCCAGATTGAACAGAGCAAGCCCAGTAGTGATACATACCCACAATGTGGTCTAATATCTGCACTCCACAGAATACTCATGTTTGACGTTTATGGAAGaaaaagtaatttcttttatcatgtttgcaagttgcaaatatGGACTGGTTTaaacaagaagaaattaaatagataaacaaagtaccataaaactaaatcataGCAAAAGCCATTTCACCCAGAAGACTTAAAATACCTGGTAGAGCACATATTTAATGGGTGGGTCAATCTTCATCTCCTCCTCAAGCTCAAATAGGTGAAGCTTCCACTGTCAGGCagataaaacataaataagaatCTTCCACACTGGCAAATTGTACGTGCATAGGATTATGTACCATCACTTTCCAAAGTAATGTGTTTTAGTTGTATGTAAAAGAGTTGTACTTGAAGGGCGTCAGTAGTGAACAATTTACAACAAAGTcaaacttacaaaaaaaaagagcacCAACTATTCCAAATCTTCAATTCAAAAGCTCCAAATGTTTTGATAACTCCTGGTTTGGGACATTCCAAACAACCATCCACTAACTAACTAGCACACTTCTTTGTTGGCAACTTCTTGTTTATAACAATGACTTGAGATTTTCACTATTGAGTAGCCATTCCCCAAGAAAAACATGGAATAATATTTAGCACAGACCATGGGAACTCACTTCTTGAGTAAAGACCGTCAGTTCaatttaaaggaagaaaacaaaaacaagtaaACTAATATTAAGTAGCTGACATGAAGCTAGTCAAGTatgcacaaaataaaaaaattgcagTCTATGGGTGTAACTCTGGTGACTACTTACAGGGCAAAATATATTCAAGACTACAATTTCTCCACTGAgatcaatttcttttcttgctgCAAGACACTCATTGACAATCGACCTTGCTGGCAGCCATGACTTTACATGATACCTAACACTCTAAAGAACAAAGAACAATTGTTAGAAAAGTCGTGAACGATATATGTGAAGTGTTTACTCATAAACAACTCTTTCAAACCCTACAAAATTACAGTTGAGGTTACACAGAACCTTGAAGAAGTGTTTTAACTGGAAAAAAGGAATGTGAAGTGATTTAAAGAAAATCTCACATCCAAAAACTCACTGCCCACTAAAGCCATTGCCCGTTGAAAGGCTTCATTCTCCTTCTCAGGTGACTGATCAGGATCCATCCAGTCCAAATTCAATCTTCCAACTCTTGCAGACAAATGTGTATTATTCACATATCTTGGAGGCTGGTCTATGTCAAATTGATTAATTCCATTATCGATAGCATCAATAGCCTGCAACAAGCaaacaagaatttgaaatcatGCCATCAATTTATAACAGCACAAAATCTCTCTGAATGAATGGATGACAACTTAACCAAATGAGAATACTCCATATGGGTAAGCCATCACAAGCAAATGAGAGCATATGAAATCGTCTTCCTTTGCCATGATAAATCATTAATAGTATATGTTCCATTGAACTTTAACTAAAAAGTAAAGGTTTTCTACAGTATGTATGATGTTCAACTGGCCATTACCCAGTGTCAGTGTCCCTGTTAATCATAACATTTGGCTGAACGCCACATGAGGTAAAGGTAACATTTGACAAAATTTGCATAAAGTAACTGCTCTTGGACTCACATCCACATTGTCAAAGCATGACATTCCAAACCTCTACCATCAGTATGATTGAAGACGTTCTATTCCCCAATcttaaaacaagaagaagaagcctttatcccactaggtGAATTCTGATATTTGAATTCTAGCACACCAATCATCTTTATTCATATGATTATATCATTGTACGGCCATTACATTACATTAAATTTGGCATCTAAGTGcctctcaattttcttttagttttctgATAGGCAGCCCATAATATTCCCCTACCAAAGACCTAAGAAATAAGGGCAGAATAAGGATATTGAAATGGGAGAAGGCAAGTGGTGCATGTGCAGCCAACGAATTCAGTTAAGGAGTAGAATGGGAAGAGGGAGAGAGTGAACCTCTCAAaagtccactttcttttcattttgttaattttcagcCTTGTCGTTCCTTTCAATCATCAGAGTcctaacatttggtatcagagcgtgatCGATGGGGGGTTTGTATCGGAGAGAGTGGGCAAGCTAGAGCAGAAGTTGGAGACTTACCAGCAGCAAATAGAAAGAAGGATGGATGGTCTGCAAGCGGGAATGGACTCGCTTAAGATTGAGTTTCAGAGGATGGAAGGAATTGAGAAGAGTTTAGCGACAGTGCTTGAACAATTTAACTTGTTGGCGAAGAAGTGGGGAGAGAGGAGAGGGAGCAAAAGGGAAACGAGGAGAGGAGGACGTACTGGCGAACCCGTCCCTTACCATGGGTGGCTCGCCAGCGCAGGGGGAACGTAGCCGCGAGGTCGAAACGAAGGACGAAGCTCCCTAGAGGCAAGATGATAGAAGTCGGCGACTGGAGATGCCGATCTTCGAAGGGGGCGACCCTGACAGGTGGGTTTTCAGGGCCAACAGATACTACAACGTTAATCAGTTGACGGAGGCTAAGAAATTAGACTCGGCGACTCTCTGTTTCGAGGGGTCTGCACTGGCCTAGTTTCAATGGGAACAAAGGCGACATAGAGTCAGGAGCTGGGAAGAGTTGAAGATCCATCTACGTAGACGATTTCGGTCAGGCAGGATGAATCTGTGTGGGAATACCGCCTCCTCATTGAGACTTTGGCGGCCCCGGTGGACGAAGCTTCAGAGGCCATATTGGAGGGCCTCTTTGTTAACGGGTTGAAGCCAGAAATTAGGGCAGAGATTAGGGTGTTATAGCCATCGAGTCTAACGCAAATCATGGAGACAACACAAGTTGGTCCTGAACCACTTGGGAACCCTACAACAGTTCCTTGTtcttcaccttgaggacaaggtgagttcCGTGGGGGGAGTATTGATAGGCA contains the following coding sequences:
- the LOC127813759 gene encoding uncharacterized protein LOC127813759; translation: MLTVGKWGLLNQKPLFFTFQRQRLPALSFLMASPRVSSSSAGSPAAASPPKLVGTHNGSFHCDEALACFMLRLTAAFSAAQIIRTRDPKVLETLDAVVDVGGVYDPSRDRYDHHQKGFNEAFGHGFTTKLSSAGLIYKHYGREIIAKELQLDEGHPNVHRLFLSIYRSFMEAIDAIDNGINQFDIDQPPRYVNNTHLSARVGRLNLDWMDPDQSPEKENEAFQRAMALVGSEFLDSVRYHVKSWLPARSIVNECLAARKEIDLSGEIVVLNIFCPWKLHLFELEEEMKIDPPIKYVLYQDDRSKQWRVQAVAVSPDKFESRKALPSPWRGLRDEELSKEAGIPGCVFVHMSGFIGGNQSYEGALDMARAALKL